CCGGGGATTATTGCCGGGACGACACTGGTGTTCAGCTTGTCGATGAGTGCCTTTGTGACACCTGCCCTGATGGGGGGAACGTCCGTGAAAGTCTTGCCTGTCATTGCCTATGAGCAAATCATGGCTACACTGAACTGGCCTTTGGGTGCGGCACTTGCCTTCCTGCTCTTGGGCAGCACCATCCTATTGGTGACTTTGTATACAAAGCTGATTGAAACCAAGCGGTATAAAGAGGTGTTTGCGTCATGAAAAAAATAAACGTACTTGGACTCATCACGTTCTTTGTGCTTGTTTTGGTCAATCTGCCATTTCTGGTCATCATCCCGAGCTCCTTTACGGCAGCCGGATACCTCGCTTTTCCGCCCGAAGGATTTTCGTGGCAGTGGTATGAAATGATTTTGGATCGGCCGGAGTTCATCGATTCGTTGTGGATCAGTCTGAAGCTAGCTACGATAACGGCGATTTTGGCGACTTTTTTAGGGACATTGGCTGCATTCGCGCTGTCCAAATACAAGTTTCGTGGGAGCGGCATCATCAACGCACTGATGCTTTCACCACTTACCGTTCCTTCGCTGATTATCGGGATTTCCGCGCTGCTGTTTTTCACGCGAATTGGTATCGCGGGGACGTTTACAGGACTTTTGCTGGCGCACATGCTGATCTCGATTCCGTATGTCGTTAGGCTGGTGCTCACAGGGCTTAGCTCGTTCGATTATACGTTGGAAAAAGCGGGATACATGCTGGGTGCCCATCCGTTTCGGGTGTTCTGGGATATTACGTTGCCACTGTTGCGTCCGGCTATCGTGTCGGGGATGATCTTTTCGTTCTTGACGTCGTTTGACAATGTGACGGTTTCTTTGTTCTTGGTGGCACCGGATACGACGACGCTGCCACTCGCGATTTTCACCTATATGCAGGAAACACTTGACCCGTTGGTGGCTTCGATTTCCTCGGTGGTCATCCTGCTGAGTCTGGTGTTCATCGTCTTGTTGGAAAAAGTGTACGGACTAGAGCGCCTGTTCGGACTCAATTCACAATCTCACTAAGGAAGAGGCACTATGTCAATCCACACTTATGTACAAGAGAATATGCCCCACTATCTACAGCTACTCGAGGAGGCAGTCAACATGGACTCGCCTTCTCGTGACAAACAGCTGGGCGACCGGATGGCGGGCTGGTTCGCTCTGCAGTTTCAACGGCTGACAGGGGGAGTAGCAGAGCTAATCCCGAATAAGACGTATGGCGATCAGGTGCGTTGTACGCTAGGCAACGGGGAAAAACAAATCCTCATCATCGGCCATTACGATACCGTATGGCTAGAAGGAGAGGCGGCTCGCCGACCGTTTGCGATCCGGGATGAGAAAGCGTACGGGCCGGGCGTATACGATATGAAAGCGGGCGTTTTGCAAGCAATGTTTGCCATGCGGGCATTGGTAAAGCTGGATCGCCTGCCAGCAGATAAAAAAATCGTGCTCTTATTAAACAGTGATGAGGAGATCGGCAGCCCGACTTCTCGCCGACTGGTAGAAGAAGAAGCCGCGCGTTCGGTGGCGAGCTTTGTGTTGGAGCCGCCGACCGAACCGAGCGGCGCACTCAAAACATGGCGGAAGGGAAGCGCCCATTTTACCTTGGCAGTCAGCGGAATTTCCTCACACGCGGGCGTCGATCATCAAAAAGGTGTCTCTGCTATTGAAGAGCTGGCGAGACAAGTGCAATTTCTGCATGCCTTGACCGATTATGAAAAAGGAACGACCGTCAATGTGGGCGTCATCAAGGGCGGTATTGGCTCCAATGTCGTAGCCGACTCAGCAGAAGCAGAAGTAGACGTGAGATTTATCTCGATGGAAGAGGCATTACGCATTGAGAAGGTAATGAGCGAGCTCACGCCAGTGCTCGTCGGTACAAACATCAGTGTAAAGGGAGGCATTCGCCGACCACCGATGGAACGAACCGAAGAGACAGGCAAATTATTTTCCCTTGCACAATCGATTAGCATCAATGAACTAGGGATGGCTTTGGAAGAGTCGGGGACAGGTGGAGTCAGCGATGGCAATTTCGCTGCTGCTTGCGGAGTCCCGACGCTGGATGGACTTGGTGTAAAGGGTGGCTACGCCCACTCGCCGGATG
This genomic stretch from Brevibacillus brevis harbors:
- a CDS encoding ABC transporter permease; translation: MKKINVLGLITFFVLVLVNLPFLVIIPSSFTAAGYLAFPPEGFSWQWYEMILDRPEFIDSLWISLKLATITAILATFLGTLAAFALSKYKFRGSGIINALMLSPLTVPSLIIGISALLFFTRIGIAGTFTGLLLAHMLISIPYVVRLVLTGLSSFDYTLEKAGYMLGAHPFRVFWDITLPLLRPAIVSGMIFSFLTSFDNVTVSLFLVAPDTTTLPLAIFTYMQETLDPLVASISSVVILLSLVFIVLLEKVYGLERLFGLNSQSH
- a CDS encoding M20 family metallopeptidase; amino-acid sequence: MSIHTYVQENMPHYLQLLEEAVNMDSPSRDKQLGDRMAGWFALQFQRLTGGVAELIPNKTYGDQVRCTLGNGEKQILIIGHYDTVWLEGEAARRPFAIRDEKAYGPGVYDMKAGVLQAMFAMRALVKLDRLPADKKIVLLLNSDEEIGSPTSRRLVEEEAARSVASFVLEPPTEPSGALKTWRKGSAHFTLAVSGISSHAGVDHQKGVSAIEELARQVQFLHALTDYEKGTTVNVGVIKGGIGSNVVADSAEAEVDVRFISMEEALRIEKVMSELTPVLVGTNISVKGGIRRPPMERTEETGKLFSLAQSISINELGMALEESGTGGVSDGNFAAACGVPTLDGLGVKGGYAHSPDEWIELGEISTRATLLARLIEEV